In a single window of the Pocillopora verrucosa isolate sample1 chromosome 4, ASM3666991v2, whole genome shotgun sequence genome:
- the LOC136280272 gene encoding G-protein coupled receptor GRL101-like, with protein MDYNKIEKLHEDQFQGLVELFDLYLSENKIEALPDKIFKGLKNLKALNIFGNRIQNVTSTTFNYAHELRFLFMHYNLMAELPKGFFRHLTHIIRVQDADCEYVFNDNFASCHSMFRHHAPRRTLWIVGLLSLLGSLFVVGWQYFYPGNNVVQSIMLVNLGVSDGIMGIYLIVIGIKDLQWSGEYYLHDYEWRTGWFCHFNGAMSVFSSEVSVMMISLIALDRLKNIVFPYTFTKITPRQTRIMCVVIWLVGGFMAFFPLSGMHYFSERYYGNNVVCLPLQLSPELQEGWEYSTSIFIVLNFSLFIFIMVAYIAILWKSWSSRRQLGAHGTVREIRARAQSAQAKRERALAKRVFFIILTDFVCWMPIIAIGIRSHVEKTFDPPGDLAVWIAVFALPINSAINPLLYTLSTPQVQPVLKAKLRKLWSNVRSVFSRGQNQEGEQIEMQVLEHNEIPEVEAPELSAPQPGEQIEMQVSEYNETPEVEAPELPAPQPDYLEDFDVRPATTKTVEAGKSEEQVEVEEISVPSNKGAKKGEEEVKAPEPDMDVAEEGEEEVFDTRL; from the exons ATGgactacaacaaaattgagaAGCTTCATGAAGATCAGTTTCAGGGCTTGGTGGAGCTGTTCGATTT ATATCTCTCAGAGAACAAAATCGAGGCTCTgcctgacaaaattttcaagggcCTCAAAAACCTCAAAGCTCT CAATATCTTCGGCAATAGGATACAAAACGTTACCAGCACGACTTTTAACTATGCCCATGAATTGCGATTTTT GTTCATGCATTACAACCTGATGGCTGAGCTCCCCAAAGGCTTTTTCAGGCATTTGACGCACATTATCAGAGT GCAGGATGCTGATTGCGAATATGTATTCAATGATAACTTCGCAAGCTGCCACTCCATGTTCCGCCACCATGCTCCAAGGAGAACTCTTTGGATTGTCGGTCTGCTCTCGTTGTTAGGGTCTTTATTCGTAGTTGGGTGGCAGTATTTCTACCCTGGTAACAATGTGGTCCAGTCTATCATGTTGGTGAATCTGGGTGTATCTGACGGCATCATGGGGATATACCTTATCGTTATAGGTATAAAAGACCTGCAATGGTCAGGGGAATACTACCTGCATGACTATGAGTGGCGCACCGGGtggttttgccatttcaatggtgctatgtctgtcttttcaagtgaagtgtcagtgatgatgatttctctgatCGCATTGGACAGACTCAAGAACATCGTGTTTCCTTACACCTTTACAAAAATTACCCCAAGGCAGACCCGTATAATGTGCGTAGTTATCTGGCTGGTGGGAGGCTTTATGGCATTCTTTCCCTTGTCCGGAATGCACTATTTCAGTGAGAGGTATTACGGCAATAATGTAGTGTGCCTGCCCCTGCAGCTTTCCCCTGAATTACAAGAAGGCTGGGAATACTCCACTTCCATCtttatcgttttgaatttttccctattcatcttcatcatgGTTGCTTATATTGCCATCTTGTGGAAATCATGGTCGTCAAGGAGACAGCTTGGTGCACATGGAACTGTTCGTGAAATACGAGCAAGAGCACAAAGTGCTCAGgccaaaagagaaagagcacttgccaaaagagtcttcttcattattctgaccGATTTCGTGTGTTGGATGCCAATCATTGCTATCGGCATCCGTTCCCAcgtcgagaaaacatttgatccaCCTGGTGATCTGGCAGTGTGGATTGCAGTGTTCGCTCTGCCGATAAATTCAGCCATCAACCCATTGCTGTATACGCTTTCTACTCCACAG GTTCAGCCTGTGTTGAAAGCAAAATTGAGGAAGCTGTGGTCCAATGTTCGATCTGTTTTCAGCAgaggacaaaatcaagaag gagagcaaattgaaatgcaggtatTGGAACACAACGAAAtcccagaagtggaagcccctgaattgTCTGCACCGCAACCAG gagagcaaattgaaatgcaggtatCGGAATACAACGAAACcccagaagtggaagcccctgaattgcctgcACCGCAACCAG ATTATCTGGAGGATTTTGACGTCAGACCAGCCACTACAAAGACTGTGGAAG CTGGTAAATCTGAGGAGCAGGTGGAGGTTGAAGAGATTTCGGTGCCCAGTAACAAAG GAGCTAAAAAAGGTGAAGAAGAAGTGAAGGCGCCTGAGCCTGACATGGATGTCGCAGaggaag GGGAAGAAGAGGTGTTTGATACCAGACTTTAG